The genomic region AAAAATTGTTCTATGTGTGACTGCATGGTGGATACCTCAGGCTGCTGCTTCAAAAACTCGGCAACAGGCTCATCCAGACCGGTCAACTCTCGCAGGCCACTTTCGTAGTGCGGATTTGGGAGCATGCGAACGTCGAAAACGTAATCGGCATCTACAGGGATCCCTCGCTTGAACGCAAATGACTGAAAAACCAGGGTCATGCCCCCGGGGGCAATCGAAAGAAGACTCTTGACATAACTCTGCAACTGGGACGCCCGAATGTTGCTGGTGTCTATCACGTGGGCCTGTTCGCGCAGATCAGCCAGGAGTTCGCGCTCAAGTTCAATGATCTCCACCAGCGCCTGTCGCCCTTGCACATGCCCATCGTTGGAAAGAGGATGGCGTCTTCGCGTTTCTGAAAATCTCCGGACCAGCGTACCCGTGGTGGCGTCCAGAAATAATGACTGCACCAAAACCCCTTGGGTTTTGAGACGTTGCAGATCCCGGGGAACTTGGGGCAGGGAGGTCGCGCTGCGTACATCCATGGCAATCGCGACGCGGTTGCCGTGGTGCTTGTGCTCCAGCTCCACAAATGCCGATAGCAATTCGGGGGGGAGGTTGTCTACACAGTAATACCCCGCATCTTCCATGGCGTGGAGTGCCACAGACTTTCCTGAGCCCGACATCCCTGTGATCAGAACAATTTCAGGTGGCATGGCGAT from Acidovorax sp. DW039 harbors:
- the rapZ gene encoding RNase adapter RapZ, giving the protein MPPEIVLITGMSGSGKSVALHAMEDAGYYCVDNLPPELLSAFVELEHKHHGNRVAIAMDVRSATSLPQVPRDLQRLKTQGVLVQSLFLDATTGTLVRRFSETRRRHPLSNDGHVQGRQALVEIIELERELLADLREQAHVIDTSNIRASQLQSYVKSLLSIAPGGMTLVFQSFAFKRGIPVDADYVFDVRMLPNPHYESGLRELTGLDEPVAEFLKQQPEVSTMQSHIEQFLTHWLDVLEQNHRNYVTVAIGCTGGQHRSVFLVQQLAKAFEHRWKVLRRHRELEGR